DNA from Arthrobacter sp. StoSoilB19:
GCGTTCTTGATCTCCACGACTTCTTCCATGGGCACCTGGATTTCGAAGATGTAATCTTCCATGTCCAGGGTCTGGATGCGGGTTTCAAGGTTGGCCTTCACGCGGTTTTCGTAACCTGCGTACGAGTGGATGACGTACCAGTCACCTTCCTGGCGGCGCAGCTTGGCCTTGAACTCCTCAGCGGGATCCACGGCTGCAGCTGCTGCCGCGGCGGCGAGGGCGTCGGCGGACTCGTCTTCCCCGTCAGCGTCTGATGCATCGCCTTCGGCAGCAACTACCACGTCGGAGGCGGCGTCGTCGGATTCGGGCGTGGAGGACTCAACCTCGGACTCTTCACCGGCTTCTGCCGTGACGTCCGGGGATTCTTCCAGCCCCGTCTCGGTTACCTCGAGCTCCTGCTCAGACACTTGGTCTCCTGCTTCCTCATTGCCTAACATGCCTATTTAAATGGCTCAATCCCGCACACCGGCGCATCCCTTCCGGTTTTCCGGATGGAACACGCGGCCTGCGGACTGTGCAGCCTTAGCTGTCCCTGGGGCCGGTACCGCCGAAGATCCAGCTGACAGCGGTTCCGAAACCAATGTCCAGCAGGCTGACGATGACCATCATGATGGCCACGAACACCAGCACCACGAGCGTGTAGTTGATCAGTTCCTTGCGGGTGGGGGCAACAACCTTCTTCAGTTCGCCGATAATCTGGCGGACAAAGAGTGCAATGCGGGCGAAGAAGTTTGCCTTGGCTTCCTTCTTAGCTGGGCGGCCCTTGGAGCTGCTGGCAGCTGTTTCGGTCACCTGGTCCTCGCTCATCTTTGCAATGGTGGATTACCCGGCCCTGATCAGAACCATGGTTGCTGCGCCTGCCCCGGGCTTTCGCCCGGAGCAGCTTGCGCAGGGCAGACAGGACTCGAACCTGCAACCTGCGGTTTTGGAGACCGCTGCGCTACCAATTGCGCCACTACCCTATGGAGTGAATTCCACTCTTTGACGACCCAACACCAGCTTGAACTGGGGCGCACGTCATCATCCGTGTTTCAACACCGGTGAACCAGTCTACGCAAGAACTTCGCGTAGGTAAAACCAGCCCGGCCCGGTCCGTCCGAAGTCCGGCCTGAAAGGTTCTGCGCAGGGCAGTCATAAATCAAAACCGGCTCCCCGGAGGGTCCGGTGAACAGCATAGAGTAGAACTCGTCGAATCCCACATTCCAGCCACCCGGCTGCAAGCGAAGAACGGACCTGCCATGTCTGCCGCCCGCGTTTCCCAACGCATTTCCGCAATTGCCGAATCCGCAACCCTGGCCGTCGATGCCAAGGCCAAGGCGCTGAAGGCAGCTGGCCGGCCCGTTATTGGCTTCGGCGCGGGTGAACCCGACTTCCCCACCCCGGACTACATCGTGCAGGCGGCAATCGAGGCTGCGGGGCAGCCCAAGTTCCACCGCTACTCCCCCGCCGGCGGCCTGCCCGAGCTGAAGAAGGCCATCGCCGAGAAGACCCTCCGCGATTCCGGCTACCAGGTGGACCCCTCCCAGGTCCTGGTCACCAACGGCGGCAAGCAGGCCGTCTACAACACCTTCGCCACCCTGGTGGATCCGGGCGACGAAGTCATCGTTCCCACCCCGTTCTGGACCACATACCCGGAGGCTATCCGGCTCGCCGGCGGCGTCCCCGTGGAGGTTTTCGCCGGCCCCGAACAGGATTACCTGGTGACCGTCGAACAGCTCGAAGCAGCCGTGACGGACCGCACCAAGATCCTGCTGTTCGTCTCGCCGTCGAACCCCACCGGCGCCGTCTACTCCCCTGAGCAGGTGGCGGAAATCGGCAAGTGGGCCGCCGCCAAGGGCCTGTGGGTGGTCACGGACGAAATCTATGAGCACCTGACCTACGACGGCGTGCCGTTCACGTCGATCGCCACCGCGGCCCCCGAACTGGGCGACAAGGTGGTCATCCTCAACGGCGTTGCCAAGACGTACGCCATGACCGGGTGGCGCGTGGGCTGGATGATCGGCCCGGCCGACGTCATCAAGGCTGCCACCAACCTGCAGTCGCACGCCACCTCCAACGTGTCCAACATCATGCAGATCGCCGCCCTCGCCGCCGTGTCCGGTCCGCTGACCGCCGTGGACGAAATGAAGGTTGCGTTCGACCGCCGGCGCAAGGCGATCGTGGCAGGACTGAACGCGATCGACGGAGTGGAATGCCCGACGCCGAAGGGCGCCTTCTACGTGTACGCGGACGTCCGTGCCCTGCTGGGCAAGGAATTCCCGACCGCGTCCGGTACGGCCACGCCGCAGACCTCCGCGGAACTGGCCTCGCTCATCCTTGACGAGGTTGAGGTGGCAGTGGTTCCCGGCGAAGCCTTCGGCCCCTCGGGCTACCTGCGCCTGTCCTACGCCCTGGGCGACGACGACCTCGCCACGGGCGTCCAGCGCCTGCAGGACTTCCTGGGCAAGGCCCAGTAGTCGCTCCATCACCTTCCGCAGGAACAACCCAAACGCCCCATCACCTTCCGCAGGAATAAACCAAACGCCCCATCACCTGGTGATGGGGCGTTTGGTTTTAAGGCCCGAAAGATGATGGGGCGTTTGGGTTTAAGGCGCAGGATCTGATGGGGCGTCTAGAGGAGGCGGCGCTCGGCTGCCCACTTGGTCAGTTCGTGGCGGCTTGAGAGCTGGAGCTTGCGCAGCACGGCTGACACGTGGGTCTCCACCGTCTTGATGCTGATGAAGAGCTCCTTGGCCACCTCCTTGTAGCTGTAGCCGCGGGCGATGAGGCGCATGACCTCAAGTTCCCGGGCGGAGAGCTTGTCCAGCTCGTCATCGGCAATATCCGCAGGAGCGGTGCCGAAGGCGTCCAGGACGAACCCGGCAAGGCGTGGGGAGAAGACCGCGTCGCCGCCGGCCACCCGGAACACGGCGTCGGTAATCTCGGCACCGGAGATGGTCTTGGTGACGTATCCGCGGGCACCAGCGCGGATGACGGCCACCACGTCCTCCGCAGCGTCGGAGACGCTTAATGCCAGGAACCGGGTGGTGGACAGGAGCGCGGCGGAGCCGGCGATGACTTCCCGGCCGCCGCCGCCCAGTCCTCCGGGCAGGTGGACATCGAGAAGAACGACGTCGGGCCGCTGCTGGGCGATCACGGCAATGGCCTGTTCAACGGTGGCGGCCTCCCCCACCACCTGGATGCCGGCGTCGAGGTCAGCTTTCAGCCCGGACCGGAAGATGGCGTGATCGTCCACGATGACCACCCTCACGGAGTTTGCCGGCCGGGCGCTTCCGGTACTTGTCCCCTGGGTCGTGTTCATGATTTTCCTTCCGCGTGTTCTGCTGCAGCCGGCAGCCTCAGGCGGACCTCGGTACCGTCCCCCGTGCTGAGGATGGCCGCCGAGCCGCCATGCCGTTTCATCCTGCCGATGATCGATTCCCTGATACCGAGGCGGTCCGCCGGGACGTCCCCCAGCTGGAAACCGGGTCCCCTGTCCTTGATGAAGATCTCAGCCTGCCCGTCCGATGCCTCAAGGTAGACCGAGACGGTTCCGCCGCCGTGCCGCGAGGCGTTGAGCATGGCCTCCCGGCTTGCCTGGACCAGGGCTTCGTGCGCCTCGGTCATGGCGGCGTCACCCACGGTGACCACCTCCACGGCGTTGCCAAGCAGGTCCTCCACCTCCGCCGCAACAGCCTTGATCCGGTCTGAAAGCTGTCCGCTTTCACGGCCGGGGTCCTGGAACAGCCAGCCGCGCAGCTCGCGTTCCTGGGCACGGGCCAGGCGGACCACGTCATGCTCGTTGCCGGCGCGCCGCTGGATCAGGGCCAGTGTCTGCAGCACGGAATCGTGGAGGTGGGCAGCGATCTCCGCCCGTTCCGTCTCCCGGATCCGGCCGGCTCGTTCCGATTCCAGGTCCCGCCAGAACTTCAGCGCCCACGGCAACAGGACCAGCACCACGCCGCCCAGGACGGCCACGGACGCCAACAGCGCCAGCCAGGTCTGTTCCCAGGAGCCCGAGCCGGACACCATCACCAGGACCCCGGCCACCACCAGCGCCAGTCCTGCAGCGAGCCTGCCCCACCCGCCGGCCTGGTCCGCTTTGGTCTTGTCCACCAGCCCTGCGCGGCGCGTCTCATCCAGCTGCATCCAGGCGATCGACGCGCCGCCCAGCACAGCTGCAGCCGGGATCAGCGTCCCCAGGGACACGTCCACGCCCAGCATCTGGGCAATCATGATGCCGGCCACCAGCAGGAGCCCGCAGCCCAGCAGGATTTCCTTGCCGTACCGCATCCCGCGCGCCCGGAACCAAGGGGGCTCTCCGGAGGCTCCCGCTCCGGCCGGAACGGGCCCATCGGCACCTGCTGTTGTTCCGCCGTCGGACGCCGTCTCCTGCGCCGGCTGGGCCTGCTGCTGCTGGCCCGGTCCCAGCTGGCTGACGGCGGGAGCAATGGGCGACGCCGGCCGGCGGGCGTTGCGGCGCGCGGCCTCATCCGCGGTGGGCACCATGATCCAGAGCCATGCGTAGAAGACCAGGCCGGCCCCGCCGGCGAAGGAGGCGAGGACCATGCCCAGCCGGACATTCTTGACCGGCCAGCCCAGGTGCGCGGCGAGGCCGGAGCAGACGCCGGCGATGACACGGTCGCTGCTCCGTGCCAGGGGCGGGCGCACCGGGAGGGTTGTC
Protein-coding regions in this window:
- the secE gene encoding preprotein translocase subunit SecE, translating into MSEDQVTETAASSSKGRPAKKEAKANFFARIALFVRQIIGELKKVVAPTRKELINYTLVVLVFVAIMMVIVSLLDIGFGTAVSWIFGGTGPRDS
- a CDS encoding pyridoxal phosphate-dependent aminotransferase codes for the protein MSAARVSQRISAIAESATLAVDAKAKALKAAGRPVIGFGAGEPDFPTPDYIVQAAIEAAGQPKFHRYSPAGGLPELKKAIAEKTLRDSGYQVDPSQVLVTNGGKQAVYNTFATLVDPGDEVIVPTPFWTTYPEAIRLAGGVPVEVFAGPEQDYLVTVEQLEAAVTDRTKILLFVSPSNPTGAVYSPEQVAEIGKWAAAKGLWVVTDEIYEHLTYDGVPFTSIATAAPELGDKVVILNGVAKTYAMTGWRVGWMIGPADVIKAATNLQSHATSNVSNIMQIAALAAVSGPLTAVDEMKVAFDRRRKAIVAGLNAIDGVECPTPKGAFYVYADVRALLGKEFPTASGTATPQTSAELASLILDEVEVAVVPGEAFGPSGYLRLSYALGDDDLATGVQRLQDFLGKAQ
- a CDS encoding response regulator transcription factor is translated as MNTTQGTSTGSARPANSVRVVIVDDHAIFRSGLKADLDAGIQVVGEAATVEQAIAVIAQQRPDVVLLDVHLPGGLGGGGREVIAGSAALLSTTRFLALSVSDAAEDVVAVIRAGARGYVTKTISGAEITDAVFRVAGGDAVFSPRLAGFVLDAFGTAPADIADDELDKLSARELEVMRLIARGYSYKEVAKELFISIKTVETHVSAVLRKLQLSSRHELTKWAAERRLL
- a CDS encoding ATP-binding protein, translating into MTTLPVRPPLARSSDRVIAGVCSGLAAHLGWPVKNVRLGMVLASFAGGAGLVFYAWLWIMVPTADEAARRNARRPASPIAPAVSQLGPGQQQQAQPAQETASDGGTTAGADGPVPAGAGASGEPPWFRARGMRYGKEILLGCGLLLVAGIMIAQMLGVDVSLGTLIPAAAVLGGASIAWMQLDETRRAGLVDKTKADQAGGWGRLAAGLALVVAGVLVMVSGSGSWEQTWLALLASVAVLGGVVLVLLPWALKFWRDLESERAGRIRETERAEIAAHLHDSVLQTLALIQRRAGNEHDVVRLARAQERELRGWLFQDPGRESGQLSDRIKAVAAEVEDLLGNAVEVVTVGDAAMTEAHEALVQASREAMLNASRHGGGTVSVYLEASDGQAEIFIKDRGPGFQLGDVPADRLGIRESIIGRMKRHGGSAAILSTGDGTEVRLRLPAAAEHAEGKS